The Sulfitobacter donghicola DSW-25 = KCTC 12864 = JCM 14565 genome has a segment encoding these proteins:
- a CDS encoding serine protease, whose protein sequence is MLRILLICLTALSFGIASSAQAQSNNPDEVVWVQIEAQQSLARATDRATAYTTLLEDVNGFSVGGSWYAIVVGPYRRADAELVLRQYRRDGLIPRDSFIQTSNRLRQQFWPVGANILGDGAVDAPDGTTPTPTPEAPAPEAEETQEPEVAEVTPEPEPEPEPADETPAEAQRSERQLSRDEKKHLQVMLQWAGFYSAAIDGSFGRGTRNSMAAWQEANNFDKTGILTTLQRGELKKQYNAVLEGLGLETVRDTQAGIEMTLPMGVVSFDRYEPPFAQYSPSGDVDARVLLISQPGDQDTLFGLYEIMQTLEIVPLDGPRERGKSSFTLVGENARTISYTEAKLENGEIKGFTLIWPAGDEERRRRLLSEMRSSFTRMPGALSASAGDASQQSIDLISGLQIRKPKTARSGFFVTNAGVVATASAAVQSCTRITLDGDTDAEIIRDDAENGVAFLKPKASLSPQAVASFVTQTPRLHSEVASAGYSFEGVLSAPSMSFGALADVRGLQGEENINRLALKSRAGDSGGPVLDRTGAVIGMLTAAPADGPQLPDDVSFAIDTVTIATAASDAGVSLIPAAADGAPSLTAYQLSQKASGMTVLVGCWE, encoded by the coding sequence ATGTTGCGAATTTTACTTATCTGTCTGACTGCCCTTTCTTTTGGCATCGCCAGCTCTGCGCAAGCACAGTCAAACAACCCCGACGAGGTCGTCTGGGTCCAGATCGAAGCGCAACAATCCCTTGCGCGCGCGACCGATCGCGCAACGGCCTATACAACTCTGCTAGAAGACGTGAACGGGTTTTCGGTTGGCGGATCGTGGTATGCGATTGTTGTTGGCCCCTACCGCCGCGCTGATGCGGAACTGGTTTTACGTCAGTACCGCCGCGATGGTCTGATCCCGCGTGACAGCTTTATTCAAACCTCAAACCGCCTGCGCCAGCAGTTCTGGCCAGTGGGGGCAAATATCTTGGGTGATGGCGCCGTTGACGCGCCAGATGGCACAACCCCAACTCCAACCCCCGAGGCCCCAGCGCCAGAAGCCGAAGAGACGCAAGAGCCAGAAGTTGCCGAAGTGACACCGGAGCCCGAGCCAGAACCCGAGCCCGCAGATGAAACACCTGCCGAGGCACAGCGTTCAGAGCGCCAGCTAAGCCGCGATGAAAAGAAACACCTGCAGGTTATGCTGCAATGGGCGGGCTTCTACTCGGCTGCCATTGATGGCTCGTTCGGGCGTGGCACCCGCAATTCCATGGCTGCATGGCAAGAGGCGAACAACTTTGACAAAACCGGTATCCTGACCACCCTGCAACGCGGGGAACTGAAAAAACAGTATAACGCCGTTCTAGAGGGGCTAGGCCTAGAGACCGTTCGCGATACACAAGCGGGTATCGAAATGACTCTGCCGATGGGTGTTGTTTCTTTTGACCGTTATGAGCCGCCTTTTGCACAATACTCCCCAAGCGGCGATGTTGATGCCCGCGTTCTGCTGATCAGCCAGCCAGGTGATCAGGATACATTGTTTGGCCTCTACGAAATCATGCAGACGCTCGAAATCGTGCCCTTGGACGGTCCGCGTGAGCGCGGCAAATCTAGCTTCACACTGGTTGGTGAAAACGCGCGCACCATCAGCTATACCGAGGCGAAATTGGAAAATGGCGAGATCAAAGGCTTTACCCTGATCTGGCCAGCAGGTGACGAAGAACGCCGCCGCCGTTTATTGTCAGAAATGCGCAGCAGCTTTACCCGTATGCCTGGTGCGCTTAGCGCGTCAGCGGGGGATGCGTCGCAGCAATCTATCGACCTGATTTCTGGGCTGCAAATTCGCAAACCAAAAACCGCACGCTCCGGTTTCTTTGTGACAAACGCAGGTGTGGTTGCCACGGCTTCCGCCGCTGTTCAAAGCTGCACACGGATCACATTGGATGGTGATACCGATGCCGAGATCATCCGTGATGATGCTGAAAACGGCGTTGCCTTCCTCAAGCCAAAAGCGTCGCTTTCACCGCAGGCGGTTGCCAGCTTTGTGACGCAAACACCGCGCCTGCATAGCGAAGTTGCCTCGGCTGGGTATTCGTTCGAGGGCGTGCTGAGCGCGCCTTCCATGAGCTTTGGAGCCTTGGCAGATGTGCGCGGCCTACAGGGCGAAGAAAACATCAACCGCTTGGCGTTGAAATCCCGTGCGGGGGATTCTGGTGGTCCGGTTCTGGATCGCACAGGCGCGGTTATTGGCATGCTCACAGCAGCTCCCGCTGATGGGCCACAGCTGCCCGATGATGTCAGCTTTGCTATTGATACTGTCACAATCGCAACAGCGGCCAGCGATGCGGGTGTTTCCTTGATCCCTGCCGCAGCCGATGGCGCGCCTAGCCTTACCGCCTATCAGCTTTCGCAAAAAGCCAGCGGCATGACCGTATTGGTCGGGTGCTGGGAATAA
- a CDS encoding 5-guanidino-2-oxopentanoate decarboxylase, translating to MSQPVTRPLGAQISHMLKARGVDVIFGIPGVHNQEMYRGIEEAGITHVLARHEQGAGFMADGYARASGKPGVAYVITGPGLCNVMTPMGQAYSDSVPILVISSCLDETAARRGQLHQMNDQEIAAGTVTDWSHTALSADAAYGLVDRAMQEFETARPRSKHIQVPISQLEAHAAPAPAPVTTAKIGQGLNGDVSALADQIKAAKKPLFIFGGGASAASAQARQVVAALNAASFVSYAGRGIMAPDDPLFFGAALARPDSANVVAQADLVIAVGTEFAEVDIWRPHLGHKAPMIRVDIDDESLSDPQRAEMPVKMDAGVFLDALGDALGGHVAATDWSAEEVAKLRAHWRAEVDLERPGIVPVVEALRTSLPDDTMIYSDMTQFAYVAKEVWDMEQPSHWHHPYGFGTLGYATPAAIGGAIARQGKPTLAVIGDYGFHYTCQELGVAVELGLTLPIILWDNAKLGEIEDSMVRAQIAPNAVIARNPDFCKLAEAFGARSAHPKTLDEFQTAVREAFSADGPTLIYATPELTA from the coding sequence ATGTCCCAACCTGTTACCCGCCCTTTGGGTGCACAAATTTCGCATATGCTAAAAGCACGTGGCGTCGATGTGATTTTTGGCATTCCAGGTGTTCATAACCAAGAGATGTATCGTGGCATCGAAGAAGCAGGGATCACCCATGTTTTGGCCCGTCACGAACAAGGGGCCGGATTTATGGCCGATGGCTATGCCCGTGCCTCTGGCAAACCGGGGGTGGCCTATGTGATTACGGGGCCGGGCCTGTGTAATGTCATGACGCCAATGGGGCAGGCCTATAGCGATAGTGTGCCGATTTTGGTGATTTCTTCCTGTCTGGATGAAACGGCGGCACGCCGTGGGCAGCTGCATCAAATGAACGATCAGGAAATCGCAGCGGGAACGGTTACGGATTGGTCGCACACGGCGCTGTCCGCGGATGCGGCCTATGGTCTGGTGGATCGCGCGATGCAAGAGTTCGAAACAGCGCGCCCGCGCAGCAAGCACATTCAGGTTCCCATTTCTCAGCTCGAGGCGCATGCCGCGCCAGCACCAGCGCCCGTTACAACTGCAAAAATCGGGCAGGGGCTAAACGGGGATGTATCCGCCTTGGCTGATCAGATCAAAGCGGCAAAGAAACCTTTGTTTATCTTTGGTGGTGGTGCGTCTGCTGCCAGTGCGCAGGCCCGTCAGGTCGTCGCCGCCTTAAACGCGGCCAGCTTTGTATCCTACGCCGGACGCGGGATCATGGCGCCGGATGATCCGCTGTTTTTTGGCGCGGCGCTGGCTCGTCCCGATAGCGCAAATGTTGTCGCGCAGGCTGATTTGGTCATCGCTGTGGGGACCGAATTTGCCGAAGTTGATATCTGGCGGCCGCATTTGGGCCATAAGGCCCCGATGATCCGCGTGGACATTGATGACGAAAGCCTCAGCGACCCACAGCGCGCGGAAATGCCAGTGAAAATGGATGCAGGCGTGTTTCTGGATGCATTGGGGGATGCGCTGGGTGGACATGTTGCGGCGACCGATTGGTCAGCAGAGGAAGTCGCCAAGTTGCGGGCCCATTGGCGCGCAGAGGTTGATCTGGAACGCCCCGGCATTGTGCCAGTGGTCGAAGCATTACGCACCAGCCTTCCTGACGATACGATGATCTATTCCGATATGACCCAATTTGCCTATGTCGCAAAAGAGGTCTGGGACATGGAGCAACCTAGCCATTGGCACCACCCCTATGGCTTTGGCACGCTGGGCTATGCCACGCCGGCTGCCATTGGCGGGGCCATTGCGCGCCAAGGAAAACCAACGCTGGCGGTTATCGGTGACTACGGGTTCCACTACACCTGCCAAGAACTCGGTGTTGCGGTTGAGCTGGGTCTGACCCTACCCATTATTCTGTGGGACAATGCCAAGCTGGGCGAGATCGAAGACAGCATGGTACGTGCGCAGATCGCGCCAAACGCCGTCATCGCGCGCAACCCTGATTTCTGCAAACTGGCCGAGGCTTTTGGCGCGCGCTCAGCGCATCCAAAGACGCTGGATGAGTTTCAAACCGCTGTGCGCGAGGCCTTTTCAGCAGACGGACCAACGCTCATCTACGCGACGCCTGAACTGACGGCCTAA
- a CDS encoding TrkH family potassium uptake protein — translation MDLRPVGYVIGLLVAVLGVAMLVPLLVDLAEGKGQWPVFLQSAIITLMGGIAIALACASGVKEGLTIQQTFLLTSSVWLALPLFGAIPFVLGQTDASIVDAVFEAMSGLTTTGATVFSGLDDLPKGLLIWRSILQWLGGIGIIVVAMVFLPELRVGGMQIFKSEGFDTFGKILPRAGQIATQISGLYVAFTLICAMVYLYFGMDIFDATAHAMTTISTGGFSNYDASFGTFSGPLEYVATVFMILAALPFVRYVQLINGNPTALHRDPQVRGFVMTIIVLIVLLVLFLEEGIHLGNEQAFRETLFNVTSIISGTGYASVDYMLWGGFAVALFFFMGLIGGCAGSTACSVKIFRYQLLFASIRAQLQRIRSPHGVFTPRYDGRLVSEEVLASVMSFFMFFIVTLGVVAVALSMTGLDFVTSVSGAAAALANIGPGLGDIIGPAGNFASLNDTAKWILTIAMLLGRLELMVVYVIFTVKFWRA, via the coding sequence ATGGACCTGCGCCCTGTTGGATATGTAATTGGCCTTTTGGTGGCTGTGCTGGGGGTAGCCATGCTGGTTCCCCTGTTGGTCGATCTTGCCGAAGGCAAGGGGCAATGGCCGGTCTTTCTTCAAAGTGCGATCATCACGCTGATGGGCGGTATCGCTATCGCTTTGGCTTGTGCCAGTGGCGTGAAGGAAGGGCTGACAATCCAGCAGACCTTTTTGTTGACCTCTTCGGTGTGGCTGGCGCTGCCGCTATTCGGCGCGATCCCTTTTGTGCTGGGACAGACAGACGCCAGCATTGTGGATGCGGTATTTGAGGCGATGTCTGGTCTGACAACGACGGGTGCAACCGTCTTTTCTGGGCTGGATGACCTGCCCAAAGGTCTGCTGATCTGGCGGTCGATCCTGCAATGGTTGGGCGGGATTGGTATCATTGTTGTTGCGATGGTGTTCCTGCCAGAACTTCGCGTTGGTGGGATGCAGATCTTTAAATCCGAAGGGTTTGATACCTTTGGTAAAATCCTACCACGAGCTGGTCAGATCGCAACCCAGATATCGGGCCTATACGTGGCCTTCACGCTGATCTGCGCGATGGTCTATCTGTATTTCGGAATGGATATCTTTGACGCAACAGCCCATGCAATGACGACAATTTCGACGGGCGGTTTTTCGAATTACGATGCCTCATTCGGAACGTTCTCTGGGCCGCTCGAATATGTTGCGACGGTGTTTATGATCCTCGCGGCCTTGCCGTTTGTTCGATACGTGCAGCTGATCAATGGTAACCCAACCGCCCTGCACCGCGACCCGCAGGTGCGTGGCTTTGTGATGACGATCATTGTGTTGATCGTTTTGCTGGTTCTGTTTCTGGAAGAGGGCATTCACCTCGGGAATGAGCAAGCCTTCCGTGAGACCTTGTTTAACGTGACCTCGATCATTTCGGGGACGGGGTATGCCTCGGTTGATTATATGCTTTGGGGTGGTTTCGCCGTTGCTCTGTTCTTTTTCATGGGGCTAATCGGGGGCTGTGCGGGATCAACGGCCTGTTCGGTCAAGATTTTCCGCTATCAGCTGCTCTTTGCCTCGATCCGTGCCCAGCTACAGCGTATCCGCTCGCCTCATGGTGTTTTCACGCCGCGTTATGATGGCCGCCTTGTCAGCGAAGAAGTCCTCGCCTCTGTGATGTCATTCTTCATGTTTTTTATTGTGACCTTGGGAGTGGTGGCGGTTGCGCTCTCTATGACGGGGCTCGATTTTGTGACCTCGGTCTCAGGGGCGGCGGCTGCGCTTGCCAATATCGGGCCGGGGTTGGGTGATATCATTGGCCCTGCGGGCAATTTCGCAAGCCTGAACGACACCGCCAAATGGATTCTCACAATTGCAATGTTGCTAGGGCGGCTAGAGCTGATGGTCGTCTACGTTATCTTTACTGTCAAATTCTGGAGGGCATAA
- a CDS encoding MFS transporter, whose translation MNNFTKFAASAGLSNLADGISAVAWAWLASLLTRDALLVALVPVVLRAPWFLCALPAGVVTDRVSRLGLIRAMDGLRAASYFGLTVALLLNGPLDQTPQTGLAHPFLYATLLLAAACVGVAEVFRDNAAQTMLPALVPSDRLEQANGRLWSVELVGNALLGPALGAFLIAAMLFTPFAVNALACLAAMWLLRALPNSAPPARRERNWKAELKEGFAFLGQHKLLRQLAWITGFWNLLYEMSAIALVLHVQENLNLGARSYGLILAAGALGGILGGWCGPWIIGRMGQKRTAQVMLALSAPAFAGMVLAKGPIGLALVLAAFSFTGLVWNTVSVSYRQRMIPDALLGRVNSIYRMMAWGMMPVGLILSGLLVQNTEAFLGRQLALGVPFWASAIGAAVLGIAGWRALSRGFSS comes from the coding sequence ATGAATAACTTCACCAAATTTGCTGCCTCAGCAGGCCTTAGCAATCTGGCTGACGGAATTTCTGCGGTTGCTTGGGCGTGGCTGGCCTCGTTGCTCACACGGGATGCGTTGCTGGTTGCTTTGGTGCCGGTTGTTTTGCGCGCGCCGTGGTTTTTATGCGCATTGCCCGCTGGGGTTGTTACTGACCGCGTCTCGCGCCTTGGGCTGATCCGTGCGATGGATGGCCTTCGCGCGGCGTCTTATTTTGGGCTGACTGTCGCTTTGCTGCTCAATGGCCCATTGGATCAAACGCCCCAGACGGGTCTGGCACATCCCTTCTTGTACGCCACCCTTTTGTTGGCGGCTGCCTGCGTCGGCGTTGCCGAGGTCTTTCGCGATAATGCCGCCCAAACCATGCTTCCCGCTTTGGTCCCCTCAGATCGCTTAGAGCAGGCAAATGGGCGCCTTTGGAGTGTTGAGCTGGTTGGGAATGCTTTGCTGGGGCCTGCTTTGGGGGCGTTTTTGATCGCCGCGATGTTGTTCACGCCTTTTGCCGTCAATGCACTGGCTTGTTTGGCGGCCATGTGGTTGCTGCGCGCGCTCCCCAATAGCGCGCCCCCTGCCCGCCGCGAGCGGAATTGGAAAGCGGAACTAAAAGAAGGCTTTGCCTTTCTAGGTCAGCACAAATTGCTGCGCCAACTTGCATGGATCACTGGATTTTGGAACCTGCTCTATGAAATGTCTGCCATCGCATTGGTTCTACACGTCCAAGAGAACCTGAACCTTGGCGCGCGCAGCTATGGGCTGATCCTTGCGGCGGGAGCTTTGGGCGGCATTCTTGGTGGGTGGTGCGGACCATGGATCATCGGGCGGATGGGGCAGAAACGCACCGCCCAAGTCATGCTGGCGCTGTCTGCGCCAGCCTTTGCCGGAATGGTGCTGGCCAAAGGGCCGATCGGGTTGGCCTTGGTTTTGGCCGCCTTCAGCTTTACGGGGCTGGTTTGGAACACGGTTTCTGTTTCCTATCGCCAGCGCATGATCCCTGATGCCCTGCTGGGGCGGGTCAACAGCATCTATCGCATGATGGCATGGGGGATGATGCCCGTGGGCCTGATCCTGTCAGGCCTGTTGGTGCAAAACACCGAAGCGTTTTTGGGGCGGCAGCTGGCCCTTGGCGTGCCATTCTGGGCCTCGGCAATAGGGGCCGCTGTTTTGGGCATAGCAGGCTGGCGCGCGCTATCGCGTGGATTTAGCAGCTAA
- the folE2 gene encoding GTP cyclohydrolase FolE2, which translates to MNISTPISPKPNRTEAEQALETLRAWAADVDASELAALDPAIAQVLTGGKAYPLFDREYPADFEIEAEYKASLPDLQNGPSSLIKGANQQIQHVGISNFRLPVQFETRSGGPITLETSVTGSVSLEADKKGINMSRIMRSFYKHAEQTFSFKVIEAALDDYITDLESFDARIQMRFSFPMKITSLRSGLEGYQYYDVALELVEQDGVRQQIIHLDYVYSSTCPCSLELSEHARATRNQLATPHSQRSVARISVLVKDGAECLWFENLIEACRRAVPTETQVMVKREDEQAFAELNAANPIFVEDAARLFCEQLLEDERVSDFRIIASHQESLHSHDAVSVLTEGPTFAQASFDPKLFNTLFHVG; encoded by the coding sequence ATGAATATCTCCACTCCGATCTCGCCAAAACCAAACCGCACCGAGGCCGAACAGGCGCTTGAGACGCTGCGCGCATGGGCTGCGGATGTTGATGCCTCCGAGCTGGCCGCGTTGGACCCTGCCATTGCGCAGGTTTTGACAGGGGGCAAAGCCTATCCACTGTTTGATCGCGAATACCCCGCCGATTTTGAGATCGAGGCAGAGTATAAGGCAAGCCTGCCTGACCTTCAAAATGGCCCCTCCAGCCTGATCAAAGGTGCAAACCAGCAAATCCAGCATGTAGGCATTTCCAATTTTCGCCTACCAGTGCAGTTTGAAACCCGTTCGGGTGGGCCAATTACGCTTGAAACATCGGTGACAGGCTCGGTCAGCCTTGAGGCGGATAAAAAGGGCATCAACATGTCCCGTATCATGCGCAGTTTCTACAAACATGCTGAGCAGACGTTTAGTTTCAAGGTCATTGAGGCGGCGCTAGACGACTATATCACGGATTTAGAAAGCTTTGATGCGCGCATCCAGATGCGGTTTTCCTTTCCGATGAAAATCACCAGCCTGCGTTCTGGGCTGGAGGGGTACCAGTATTACGATGTCGCGCTAGAGCTGGTCGAACAAGACGGTGTGCGCCAACAGATCATCCACCTTGATTATGTCTACTCCAGCACGTGCCCTTGCTCGCTAGAGCTGAGCGAACATGCGCGCGCCACCCGCAACCAATTGGCCACACCGCATTCGCAACGATCTGTCGCGCGGATTTCGGTGCTGGTGAAAGACGGGGCAGAGTGCCTGTGGTTCGAAAACCTGATCGAGGCCTGCCGCCGCGCCGTGCCAACAGAAACACAAGTGATGGTAAAGCGCGAAGACGAACAAGCCTTTGCCGAGCTGAATGCGGCCAATCCGATTTTTGTGGAAGACGCGGCGCGGCTGTTTTGTGAACAGCTGTTGGAAGATGAACGCGTTTCAGACTTCAGGATCATTGCCAGCCATCAAGAAAGCCTGCACAGCCATGATGCGGTCAGCGTACTGACCGAAGGACCAACCTTTGCTCAGGCCAGCTTTGATCCCAAGCTGTTCAACACGTTGTTCCACGTCGGGTAA